GCAGAGCGACTGGGGCGACATCATCAGTGACCTGATCGGCCGCAACGTCAAAAGCAAGGGTGACGACTTCGAGGTGCTGGGGGCGGCGCCGATCCGCGGTGATGTGATCGCCAACGGCATGACGGTGATCCCCTGGCGGACCAAGGTGGTCAGCTTCGCCGATCCGACCTTCCCCACCCAGGTGTGGCTGGTCTCGCGTGCCGACCTGCCGGTGTCGCCCATCACGCCCAGCGCGGTCCTGGACAAGGACATCGCGGCCACTAAGGCGCTGATGCCGCGGCGCACCCTGCTCGGCAAGGCGGATACCTGCCTCGATCCGGAGCTCTATGACATCAAGGCGACCGGCGCCAAGGTCGCCATGTTCAAGGGTACCTTGAACGAGATGGCCCCGGCGCTCATCAACGGGGAATCGGAGTTGACCCTGCTCGACGTGCCGGATGCACTCGTCGCCCTGCAAAAATGGCCGGGGGAGATCAAGGTCATCGGGCCGGTAAGCGAGCGCCAGGACATGGCCCCGGCCTTCCGCCCCGCGGACAAGGACCTGCGCGATGCCTTCAACCTGTTTCTCAAGGAGTTGAAGGCGAGCGGCGAGTTCAGACGCATCGCCCTGGCCTATTACCCGTTCGTCATCGACTACTTCCCGGACTACCTGCCCGAAGCGCGCTGAGCGGTGTCGGCGGTCCCGCCGGTGCGCCCCTGCCGGGCGGCGGGGCGAGGGCGGCCGTGATCATCGCTGCGGCGGCAAGGATACCGCAGGTCAAGGCTTTACCGTGAAAGCCGCTCCCGCCGGGGGCTTTCGTGCTGCGGGGGCGACGGACAATCCCTGATAGCGGTTAGCCGCGACGCGACCGTGGCGGCTGCCGTGGCCTCGTTGCGGCTAAGCCCCTCTCACCGCTTCGCTGCGGGACTTTCCTGTTAACGCCTCGACGTCCAGCGCGGGCGCCTGCTCTCCCGCTCCCCTCCGGCGCGAACCGATTTGCGCCGCGGCGGCGTCAGACGACAGACCGGCTGCCTTTTCCAAGGTTATGCGTTAGCCTGTGTGGCGTGGCGCCGAACCGCATCCCCGCGGTGTGGCCGTCCCACGCCGCCCGCGTATCACGGGTACCCCTCTGGAGAACCGATCGAGTATGCACGAGCCCAAACCCCGGGGAGCGCTCCGCGCCATTGCGCCCAGGTATGGCCTCCCGACCATCCTGATCAGCGTCGTCCTGACGCTGTATGTGGGCTTCCTGCTGGTGGCCAACTACTGGTCGGCCACCAGCCTGCGTCAGACCATGGAGCAGCAGCGGCGCCTGGAGAGCGGGCGGCGGGTCGCGGCGCTCCAGTATTTCTTCAGCGAGCGGCGCGACGATCTGGCCAATCTGGCCCTGTCGCGGGAGGTGGCGGGGTTCTTCGAGAATCGTGCCCTGGGGATGAGCATGCGCTACGGGCTCAAACAAAGCCTGGTGCCGATCGGCGCCCGTTTCGCCCAGCTCATCGACCGCAAGCGCATCGGCACCAAGCCCATCTATCAGCGTCTGGTCCTGCTCGACGAGACCGGGGAGGTGCTGGTCGACGAACCGAGCCAGGGTGAGGCCACCCTGCTCGATCGCCCCTGGAAGGAGTTCCTGAATCCCGCCCATCGGGGTGGCGAGATCCTGGTCCTGGACGGGGGCCGCACCCTGGCGGTGTCGCTCGCCCACGAATTCAAGGGGGTCTACGCGGGTCAACTCCTGGCCCTGCTGGACGCGGGGCTGGTGACGCGCGAGGTGCTCAATGTGGACCGCGGCGCCGACGACACCTACGTGGCGACCATCGCGGGGGGGCATCTGCACGGGATCGGCGGTCAACTGGCCCCCGGCCTGGCAAGCTTAACGCCGCCCGCGGGGGTGAAGGACGGCCAACTTTTCGAGTTCCGCGACGGTCCCGCCGGGGACGGCGAGCACATGGTCGCGCTTGCCCGCCTGTTGTCAGGGACCGAATTCGTTGTGATCGACGTGATGTCCACGGCGCAACTGCGCGGCCGGCTCGAACCCTGGCACCTGTTCCTGGGGATGGCGAGCCTGGCGGTGGTGGTCCTGCTCGGGGTCTTCCTGATCCTGCGGCTGAATCTGCGCGCGGTCGCCTTGCAGGCCCATTTGCGTGAGAGCGCGCTGCGCGAGAAGGCGGTGCAGGAAAAAAACCTGGAGCTCGAACAGGAGATCGGCGAGCGGCGGCGGGTGGAGAGCGAACTGCGCGACGCCAAGGAGGCGGCGGAGGCGGCCAACCGGGCCAAGAGCGAGTTCCTCGCCAACATGAGCCACGAGATCAGGAACCCCATGATCGGGGTGGTGGGGATGGCCAACCTGCTGGCGGAGACCCGGCTCGATCAGGAGCAGCGCGAGTATGTCACCGTGGTGCTGCACTCGGCCGACGCGCTGCTGAGCGTCATCGACGATATCCTGGACTACTCCAAGGTCGAGGCCGGTAAGCTCACCCTGGACGAGACCGACTTCAGCCTGCGCACCCTGATCGAGGAACTGGCGGATATGTTCGCCTACAAGGCCGATGGGCGCGGCCTGGGCTTCGCGTGCATCTGTGAACGCGGGGTGCCGGACTGGCTGCACGCCGACCCGGGCCGCTTACGGCAGGTCCTGATCAACCTGATCGGCAACGCCATCAAGTTCACCGAACAGGGCGAGGTCGAGGTGCGGGTCGCGGTCCAGACGGGGCCGCATGGGGGCGCGCGCCTGCATTTTGCCGTGCGCGACTCCGGCATCGGTATCGCCGCGGACCGGTTGGGGCTCCTGTTCCGTTCCTTCTATCAGGTGGACACCTCCTTTACCCGCCGCTATGGCGGCACCGGCCTCGGGCTCGCCATCTCGCGCCGCCTGGTGGAGTTGATGGGCGGCGAGATCGGGGTCGACAGCCGCGAGGGGGAGGGCTCCTGTTTCTGGTTCGAGTTGCCGGCCGTGCCCGTCGCGGCGGGAGAGGTACCCCTGCCACCGTGGTCGCGAGTACCCCGGGCGCTGCTCATGGATACGCTCGCGATCGGCCGGGCCGCGCTCACCGAGACCCTGGCCCATTTGGGGGTCAGCGTCCTCGCCACCGCCGATACCGAGGGCGCGATGGATGAACTCCTGCTGGCCGAGGATCGCGACGATCCCTACGACCTGGCCCTGATCGTCCTGCGCCAGCCCGGCGGGGAGGGCGACCGCCTGTTTGACCTGGTACCCCACCAGCCCTGGCGGGTGCCCTTGCGGGTACTGGCCTTGGTGCCCCAGGGGCGGCGCCGGGACCTCACGCTGGCCGAGTCGAGTCCGGTACGCGTCCTGACGCTGCCGGTGCATCGGGCGGCCCTGCTGGAGGCCCTGGATGAGCGGCCGCGGCCAGCCTTGATGCCGACGCCGGCGGCCCCAGTGGTTGATGCGGCACCACGTCCGGTGGCGGCCGCGGTGGAACTGCCGCCGGCAGCCGCGCCGGACGCGAGCGCGCCACGCCGCTGCATCCTCCTGGTGGAGGACAACAAGATCAGCCAAAAGGTCGCCACCGCCATGCTCGACAAGCTGGGTTACCAGGTGGAGGCGGTGGACAATGGCGTCCTGGCCCTGGGGGCGGTGGAGCAGCGGCACTACCACCTGGTGCTGATGGACATCCAGATGCCGGAGATGGACGGACTGGAGGCCACCCGGCGGATCCGCGCCGCGGAGGCCGCGGGGCACCTGCGCTACGAGTCCCCACTCGGCCATCTGCCGATCGTCGCCATGACCGCCCACGCACTGGCCTCCGACCGCCAACTCTGCCTGGAGTCCGGCATGGACGACGTTATCACCAAGCCGGTCAAGCGTCAGGTTCTCATCGAAACCCTGACGCGGGTCCTGAATGGGGAAGCGGCCGGGGCGGCAGACGACGGTCGTACCTGATCGGGGGCTGGCCGCCACGCCTGGCGCGCTGCCGCTCCAACCGGGTGCTGACCGCGCCCGCGCTTTTTACTATCCTTATGCCGGGAGCTCGTCAGCGCTCCCACCCCTGAATCCCTGTCACTGTCTTCACTGACGAGGTGCAACACATGAACAAAGTCGTGCTCGCGATCGCCGGTGCCGCCCTCACCGGCGCGGTCAGTCTGCCGGCCCAGGCCTTCTGGGGCTGGACGCCTTGGGGCGGTGGTCCGTGGAGCGGCGGTCCTTGGGGCGGCTACCCCGCCTGGAACAACTATCCCGGATGGGGCGGTTGGGGCTATCCTGGGTACGGCTATCCCGGATACGGTTACGGCTATCCCGGATACGGTTACGGCTATCCCGGATACGGTTACGGCTATCCCGGTTATGCCTGGACCTATCCTGGCTACAGCGCCGGCGGCTACGGTTACCCCTACGCCGCCCCGGCGACCGCCGCGACGGCGGCCGCACCGGCTGCCGGCGGCGGCAAGTAAGGGCGCGGCGGGCCTTGATCACAGCTGCGGCCACGCGCCCTTGCGGCAACTCGTCGCGGCCGGGGACCGCTCCTACGGCGTAGGAGCGGTCCCCGGCCGCGACGGATATCATTCTCTAGGGGGTGATCAAGAAGACCAGCCGATTGCGCTGACGGAGCCGGCGGCGGTCGCGAGGGGAGAGAAACGGTTAGGTCGGACGAGGGTTGGCGTCGCGGCGGTTACCAGCGGTCCGCGCCGTGGCGGGCTCCCAATGGGGCACGCGCATCCTGAAACATGCCGATCTCCAGCAGTTTGGGGAGCAGTACCTGCTCCTCGCGATCGATGCGCTGAGCGACCAGATCGAAGACCGCGCGGGTTTCGGACAGGAAGTCATCGCTGAAATTGAAGTCGCAGTTCTTCAGCCAATGGGTGTGATAGTCGTCGAAGGTTTGCCGCAACGGCTTCTCACCGCTGATGAAGCCCCAGGCGATGGACTTGACCTTGGGGTCCTCATGGATCAGCAGGCTCGGGTACAGACTGCGATCCTCTTCGGCCAGGTGGCGCCGCACCCGCTCACCGAGATCGCACAACAACTCATACGCCGTCTTGGCATTGGGGCGTATCCGCAGCTGCTCCGTGGTGAGGAGCGAGCGCAGGTCGTCGAGCATTTGCCGCAGGTCTGAATGGGTGCTGCGGTAGCCGTCTAGGGTATGCATGAGTCATCCTCGTCGTTATTGATTGGCGGTTACCACCGAAAGGACAGGACCTTCAGTGAAGCCCCGTGGCCGCTAGGCCCCGGAAACCGTGCCCCGAGGCCTTCGCGCGACACTAAACCCTTCGCGCAACTGAGCTTTGCGTGCCTGATCAGACAGATTGTTGCATTGCACCATAATTGCGCCGTGACCGCCGCTTTGTTGCATTGCACCATCCGGTACGGTTTTGCTGCATTGCATCATTCCGCTCCTTTGCTGCATTGCACCATTGCCGGGCTGCTCCTTCTCATCTGAAGATTAGCTTAGATCCGCATTAGGATTCAACTCAAAATCGGCGCGGCGTTGAAATTCACTTCACCGCGTCGTTCCCGCAATGGCAATCAGCCGCGGGCCGCTGCGGATTAAAGACGGTAATTCAGCGAGATAACACCGGCGCGGACGCCCTTTCGCGGGATCGATGACGCACACTTTTCACGGGGTTGGACCACGGGGCGCGGTCGTGATCCTGGTTGCGTGCGTTCGGCGAGCGGTGGTCGAGGCTTCACGCCGGTCGACTTGGCGGCGGCGCGGCCTTGGTCCGGCCAACAGAATAGGGAGCGAACATCAGCCACCCCGGACGAGGAACGGCGGGCGTGGGAGCGGTGTCAGGCGGGCGGGGGCGAGCGGCCTTCAGGCCCCGGGTCGGGCGGCAGTGCGCTCGCGCAGCGGACTGCTGCGCGGGAAGTGGGCGCGCAGAAACTCCATCTGGTCGGCGAGGACGCCGCGGCCCATCAGATAGACGTACTCGGCATGGGTCGGCGTGAAGGGCACCGCCAGCAGTTCCATGCCGGCCGCCTCCGGGGTGCGGCCAGCCTTGAAATTGTTGCAACGCACGCAGGCGGTGACCAGGTTGGTCCAGTGGTCGCGCCCGCCCAGGCTGGATGGGCGCACATGGTCGCGGGAGAGTTGCCGACTGGGGAAGCGGCCGCCGCAGTACAGGCAGATGTGGTTGTCGCGCTGGAACAGGGTGCGATTGCACAACGGCGGCACATAGTGGTCCTGAAGCCGGTTCAGGGCCTGGTGCAGTCCCAGCGTGGCGATTATGGAATGGATGCGTAGCCGGCTGCGGCGCCGGGTGGCAACATTGATGCCGCCGCGCAGATGAAACAGCGTATCGCCACAGTCGTAGGCGACCTGATCGAGGAAATACAGGCGGGCGGCGGTGCGGTAGTCCACCCACTCGAGCGGCATACCCGCCAAATCCGTTCGCAGTACCTGTTGGTTCAGTGGCAACATAGCGCTCGGGCTCGCAAGTTGACGGCATGATACACATTGAGCGCGGGGGCGCAAGGGTGCCGGGCACCTGCCTTTCCGGGGCCTTGGGTTTCTTGTGTACGCCGGTGGCCGTCTCGTACCTGTTCTGGGGCATGGCGCGCCCAGGCTGCCGGCGCGGCCTTGATCCCGGTCCCTGCCGCTCGGTGGCGCTCGCCCGGCCTTAAAGAGTCCACAGTCTGCTTGCGTTCTCGGGCATTGGGAGCGGCGGTCGCGCCGTCCTCTGTCAGTCGTCGATGGATATCAAAAAAATAAGATAAAACAAGAGTCTTAAAAAGCGGCTATTCCGTAGCCGATTAAACAGCACCGTAACAACGGCGCCGCGTTGCGACCCTGCCTCAGTGGCTGTCCACAGAGTTATCCACAGGGATTGTGAACAGATTTCCTTTCGCCATGGCTGACAGCCGGTTGCGTCCTCTTGATTTAAATCGACCGCAGGAACCTGGCCTAAGTTGCAGCAACCGGAGTCTCCGCCCATCCCGAACCAACCTACCATCTTGCGCGTCGCGGTGGCGGCCCCGCTGGCCGGACTCTTCGACTATCTGCCCCCGGCGGACGCGCACTTGATGCCCCTGATCCCCGGCGTGCGTCTCCTGGTGCCCTTCGGGCGCGGGCGGCGGGTCGGCATCCTGGTGGAGACCGCCGGGCACTCCGACCAGTCGCCGGAGCGCTTGAAGCCCGCCCTCGCCGTGCTGGATGCGACCCCGGTGCTCGGCCCCGACGACTTGCGGCTCATCCGCTGGGCCGCCGACTACTATCGCGCACCCCTGGGCGAGGCCCTGTTCAGCGCCCTGCCGGCGCGCCTGCGCCGCCCGGACGCGCGCCTCGGGAGCGGCCTCCCGGGGCTGCGCGCGACCGCCGCCGGGGGCGCCCTGGCGCTTGCCGACCTGGGGCGGGCAGCGGGTCAGCGCCGCCTCCTGGAGACGTTGCGGGCGGCCCCGGAGGGACTGGCGACGCTGCATCTGAAGGCCCTGCTCGGCCCCTGCGCCGGGCCGCTCAAGGCCCTGCGTGAGCGGGGCCTGATCGAACCCTGCCGGGTCGCGGCGCGGGCCGCGCCGTCGGCGCCGGTCGGTTCCCCGGCGGCGGCCGCGCTCGCCCCGGTCGCGGTGGGGCCGGTCCTCAATGCCGAGCAGACCCGGGCGGTCGCGGCGGTCGCGGCGGCCCTGGGCGGCTTCGCCCCCTTCGTCCTCGACGGGGTGACCGGCAGCGGCAAGACCGAGGTCTATATTCGCCTGATCGAGCGCGTGATCGCGTCCGGGTACCAGGCCCTGGTGCTGGTGCCGGAGATCGGTCTCACACCGCAACTGCGCGACCGCCTGGCGCAGCGCCTGCCCGGACCCCACGCGGTGCTGCACTCGGCCCTGCCGGAGGCCGAGCGCGAGCGCGCCTGGCACAGTGCCGCCGCCGGGCGCGCGACCCTGGTGCTCGGCACCCGCTCGGCCTGTTTCGTGCCCCTGCCGCGCCTGGGGCTGATCGTCGTGGACGAGGAGCACGACGCCTCCCTCAAGCAGCAGGAGGGGTTCCGCTACTCGGCCCGGGATCTGGCGGTGCGGCGCGCCCAGCAGGCCGGCTGTCCGGTCGTCCTGGGCTCGGCCACCCCGTCCCTGGAGACCCTCCACAACGCCCGCGCCGGGCGTTACCGGCGGCTGCACCTGAGTGAGCGCGCCGGGGGTGCGCAGGCGCCCGTCTTCGCGCTCCTGGACATCCGCGGCCAGCCGATGAGCGCCGGCCTCTGCGCGGCGCTGCGCGACCAGGTCGAGACCCAGACCGGGGCCGGTAATCAGGTCCTGCTGTTCCTCAACCGCCGCGGTTATGCCCCGGTGCTGACCTGCCACGACTGCGGCTGGGTGGGTGCCTGTCCCCATTGCGACGCGCGCCTCACCCTGCACCTGCGGCTGCGCCGCCTCTGGTGTCACCACTGCGGCTGGTTCCAGGCCACGCCGGGCACCTGTCCGGACTGCCGGGGCACCGACCTGCGCGGCCTGGGCCTGGGGACCGAGCGCCTGGAGGAGGAACTGCGCGCGGTCTTTCCGGCGGTCAACCTGGCGCGCATCGATCGCGACAGTACCCGCCGCAAGGGGGAGTTGGATCGGCTGCTCGCGGCGAGTCGCAGCGGGGAGATCCAGATCCTGCTCGGCACCCAGATGCTCGCCAAGGGGCACGACTTTCCCGGGGTGACCCTGGTCGGCATCCTCGACCTCGACCATTCGCTCTATGCCGCGGACTTCCGCGCCCCGGAGCGCACGGCCCAGCTCATCGTTCAGGTCGCCGGGCGCGCCGGGCGGGCGCAGCGCCCCGGCCGGGTCGTGCTCCAGACCAGGCACCCCGAGCACCCCCTGCTGCGCTCCCTGATCAAGGGCGGTTACCCCGGCTTCGCCGAACTGGCCCTGGCCGAGCGGGAGGCGGCCCAACTGCCGCCCTTCGCCCACCTCGCGCTCCTGCGCGCCGATGCCCCGGACGCCGAGGTCCCCATGGACTTTCTGCGCCAGGGGCGCGCCCTGGCCCTGGCCCTGCAGGGCGAACTGGTCGGCACCCGGGTGGCGGTGTCGAGCCCGGTCCCGGCGCCCATGGAGCGGCGCGCCGGCCGCTATCGCGCCCAACTCCTGCTGGAGGGTCCGGACCGGCCCGGGTTGCAGCGCTTTCTCGGGTCTTGGGTCGGCCGTCTGTGGACGCTGCCGCGCACCCGGGGGCTGCGCTGGTCGCTCGACGTGGACCCCCAGGACATGATGTAAGGACCGGATTCGGGTATCCTTGGCTTATTGCGCCGCGGGTTCCGAAGTGCCCTGCGCGCCTGTTTTTTCCGGCCCTTGATCGTTGCTCTGACCAGTGCACCTGGGCAGCCGACTGTGCTGTCCGTCGGTTTCACCGATGGGTGGGCGCAGGGTCCGTGCTGTTCAAGATCCGGCGCGCTGCGTGACCTGGACGCAACCCTGGTCAAGGCCCCTTTCCCGACCCGACCGAACAACACTAATGAAGCAACAGATTACCGACCTCCTGCGCGCCGGCCTGGCGCACCTGACCGCGGACGGCGCCTGGGACGCGATCGACCTGCCGCAGCCCCAGGTCGAGCGTACCCGGGACCAGGCCCACGGTGACTTTGCCACCAACCTGGCCCTGCTGTTGGCCAAGCCAGCCCGCGCCCGTCCCCGGGAGGTCGCGGAGCGCCTGGTGGCCGCCCTGCCGGCCTCGCCCCTGGTCGCGCGGGTGGAGATCGCCGGACCCGGCTTCATCAACTTCTTTCTCGCCGCGGATGCCTACCGCAGCGTGGTGCCGGCCATCCTGAGCGCCGGGCACGACTACGGACGCTCCCGGCGCGGCGCCGGGCGGCGGGTCCAGGTCGAGTTCGTCTCCGCCAATCCCACCGGCCCCCTGCACGTGGGCCACGGACGCGGCGCGGCCTACGGCGCGGCGGTGGCGGACCTGCTGGCGGCGGTCGGCTACGAGGTCCACCGGGAGTATTATGTCAACGACGCCGGCCGCCAGATGGACATCCTGGCCACGTCCGTGTGGCTGCGCTATCTGGAGCTGTGCGGCGAGGCGATCGAGTTTCCGAGCAACGGCTACAAGGGCGACTATGTCTGGGACATCGCCGCCACCCTGCACCGGGAACACGCCGATGACTACCGGACGGACACCGCCCTGGTCTTCGCCGGGGTCCCGGCCGACGAGTGCGAGGGCCAGGACGGGGGTGACAAGGAGGACCACATCGACGCGCTCATCAGCGCCGCCAAGCGCCTCCTGGGGGACAACCGTTACCGCTACTGCTTCGAGCTGGCACTCAATACGATCCTGGACGACATCCGCACCGACCTGGCCGAGTTCGGGGTCGAGTATCAGGAGTGGTTCTCGGAGCGCTCGCTTGCCGAGCGGGGCGCCGTCAATCGGGCGCTGGAGCGCCTGCGTGAGGCCGGGCACGTCTTCGAGCAGGGCGGTGCCCAGTGGTTCCGCTCCAGCGCCTTCGGCGACGAGAAGGACCGGGTGCTGGTCCGCGAGAACGGGCAGGGCACCTATTTCGCCTCCGACATCGCCTATCACATGGACAAGCTGGAGCGTGGCTTCGAGCGGGTCATCGACATCTGGGGTGCCGACCACCACGGGTATGTGCCGCGGGTCAAGGCGGCGCTCAAGGCCCTGGGCGACGACGCCGACCGCCTGGACGTCCTGCTGGTGCAGTTCGCCATCCTCTACCGCGGCGGGGAACGCGCCCAGATGTCCACCCGCTCCGGCCAGTTCGTGACGCTGCGCGAACTGCGCAAGGAGGTCGGCCGCGACGCCGCCCGCTTCTTTTATGTCATGCGCCGCTGCGAACAGCACCTGGATTTCGACCTGGATCTCGCCAAGAGCCAGTCCGCGGACAACCCGGTCTATTACTGTCAGTACGCCCATGCCCGGGTCTGCAGCGTACTGCGCCAGGCGGCCGACAAGGGCATGGTGGTGGACCCGAGCCCCGGTGCCGCCAACCTGGAGCGGCTCACCGAAGACCATGAGCAGGCCCTGTTGCGGACCCTGGCCCGCTATCCGGAACTGGTCGACACCGCCGCCGCCAACCATGAGCCGCACCTGGTCGCCACCTATCTGCGCGAACTGGCCAACGAGCTGCACACCTACTACAACGCCCACCAGTTCCTGGTAGACGACACGGCCCTGCGCGACGCCCGCATCAAGCTCATCCTGGCGGTGCGTCAGGTCTTGCGCAACGGGCTCGCACTGCTGGGTGTCACTGCCCCGGAGGCCATGTAGATGGCCCTGGACCCCAGGCGCGGCGCCGCCAAGCCGACCCCCCGGCGCGCCCGACCCCGTTCCTGCGTCTGGTGGTTCCTGTTCGGGGCCATCCTCGGCAGCTTCGGCGTCGGACTCTATTGGATGACCCAGGCCCCCGGCCAGGTGCCGCCCCCGGTGGCGGCGGCGCTGCCCAAGACCGAGCGGCCCGCCCCCCGGCAGCCGAGCTTCCAGTTCGAGAAGATCCTGCGCGAGACCGTCGTGGACACCAAGGACACCGGCAAGCCGCCGCCGCCGCCGGCGCCCCGGCCGGAGCCGCCGCCGCCCGTCACGCCGGAACCGCCTGCGGCGCCGCCGCCTGATGCGGCACCTGGTACCCCGGCCGACGCTGCCAAGGCCGAGGCCGAGGCCAAGGCTGACGCGAAGGCCAAGGCGGACGCGAAGGCCAAGGCGGATGCCAAGGCCAAGGCCGAGGCCGCCGGGATTTACGTCCTCCAGGTGGGGTCCTTCAAGACCGCCAAGGAGGCCGACGCTATGAAGGCCAAGCTCGCGCTGCGCGGCGTCTCCACGCGGGTCCAGACGGTCACCTTCAAGGACGGGCAGGTCTGGCACCGGGTCATGACCGGGCATCTGGACGGCAAGAAATCGATGGAGTCCACCCGCGCCACCTTGAAGAAGTTCGGCACCGAGGCCGTCCCGGTCAAGCTCAAGTAGCCCAAGTCCATGAGTGAACGATCCATACGCATCGCCGTCAGCATAAAGGATCGCGCCGCGCGACAACTCGCCTGCACGATGTTCAGCAACGCCGGCGCGACGGTAAAGGCCTGCGATGGCGCGGCGGCGATCCTTGAGGCCGGCGCCGACCTGCAGGCCATTGTGCTGGGCCTGGGCGCCGCCCCGGAGGAAACCTTCGACGCGTTGGTGATGCTGCGCCAACGCCTCGCGACCATCCCGATCTACGTGATCGCGGACACCGCGGGGGAGCGCTCGGCCAAACGTGCCACCCAGTTCGGCGCCACGCAGGTGATCCCGAACGCACTGCTGGAGCGTCGGGTCGCGCATCTGGTCAAGCAGATCGCGCAAGCCGGCGGGATCGAGGACTGGAGCATCCGCTCGCCGGGATGGATGGCACCCCGGGCGGATCAAGGCTACAACATTGAATCGATGGACCTGGGTGCGTGGCTGGCGATTCCGGGCAACCGGCGCTTACTGGGCATGCAGGAGCCCAGTACCGAGGCCGC
The DNA window shown above is from Candidatus Thiodictyon syntrophicum and carries:
- the argS gene encoding arginine--tRNA ligase → MKQQITDLLRAGLAHLTADGAWDAIDLPQPQVERTRDQAHGDFATNLALLLAKPARARPREVAERLVAALPASPLVARVEIAGPGFINFFLAADAYRSVVPAILSAGHDYGRSRRGAGRRVQVEFVSANPTGPLHVGHGRGAAYGAAVADLLAAVGYEVHREYYVNDAGRQMDILATSVWLRYLELCGEAIEFPSNGYKGDYVWDIAATLHREHADDYRTDTALVFAGVPADECEGQDGGDKEDHIDALISAAKRLLGDNRYRYCFELALNTILDDIRTDLAEFGVEYQEWFSERSLAERGAVNRALERLREAGHVFEQGGAQWFRSSAFGDEKDRVLVRENGQGTYFASDIAYHMDKLERGFERVIDIWGADHHGYVPRVKAALKALGDDADRLDVLLVQFAILYRGGERAQMSTRSGQFVTLRELRKEVGRDAARFFYVMRRCEQHLDFDLDLAKSQSADNPVYYCQYAHARVCSVLRQAADKGMVVDPSPGAANLERLTEDHEQALLRTLARYPELVDTAAANHEPHLVATYLRELANELHTYYNAHQFLVDDTALRDARIKLILAVRQVLRNGLALLGVTAPEAM
- a CDS encoding HNH endonuclease, which produces MLPLNQQVLRTDLAGMPLEWVDYRTAARLYFLDQVAYDCGDTLFHLRGGINVATRRRSRLRIHSIIATLGLHQALNRLQDHYVPPLCNRTLFQRDNHICLYCGGRFPSRQLSRDHVRPSSLGGRDHWTNLVTACVRCNNFKAGRTPEAAGMELLAVPFTPTHAEYVYLMGRGVLADQMEFLRAHFPRSSPLRERTAARPGA
- a CDS encoding SPOR domain-containing protein, which translates into the protein MALDPRRGAAKPTPRRARPRSCVWWFLFGAILGSFGVGLYWMTQAPGQVPPPVAAALPKTERPAPRQPSFQFEKILRETVVDTKDTGKPPPPPAPRPEPPPPVTPEPPAAPPPDAAPGTPADAAKAEAEAKADAKAKADAKAKADAKAKAEAAGIYVLQVGSFKTAKEADAMKAKLALRGVSTRVQTVTFKDGQVWHRVMTGHLDGKKSMESTRATLKKFGTEAVPVKLK
- a CDS encoding sulfur globule protein CV3 — translated: MNKVVLAIAGAALTGAVSLPAQAFWGWTPWGGGPWSGGPWGGYPAWNNYPGWGGWGYPGYGYPGYGYGYPGYGYGYPGYGYGYPGYAWTYPGYSAGGYGYPYAAPATAATAAAPAAGGGK
- a CDS encoding primosomal protein N'; the protein is MRVAVAAPLAGLFDYLPPADAHLMPLIPGVRLLVPFGRGRRVGILVETAGHSDQSPERLKPALAVLDATPVLGPDDLRLIRWAADYYRAPLGEALFSALPARLRRPDARLGSGLPGLRATAAGGALALADLGRAAGQRRLLETLRAAPEGLATLHLKALLGPCAGPLKALRERGLIEPCRVAARAAPSAPVGSPAAAALAPVAVGPVLNAEQTRAVAAVAAALGGFAPFVLDGVTGSGKTEVYIRLIERVIASGYQALVLVPEIGLTPQLRDRLAQRLPGPHAVLHSALPEAERERAWHSAAAGRATLVLGTRSACFVPLPRLGLIVVDEEHDASLKQQEGFRYSARDLAVRRAQQAGCPVVLGSATPSLETLHNARAGRYRRLHLSERAGGAQAPVFALLDIRGQPMSAGLCAALRDQVETQTGAGNQVLLFLNRRGYAPVLTCHDCGWVGACPHCDARLTLHLRLRRLWCHHCGWFQATPGTCPDCRGTDLRGLGLGTERLEEELRAVFPAVNLARIDRDSTRRKGELDRLLAASRSGEIQILLGTQMLAKGHDFPGVTLVGILDLDHSLYAADFRAPERTAQLIVQVAGRAGRAQRPGRVVLQTRHPEHPLLRSLIKGGYPGFAELALAEREAAQLPPFAHLALLRADAPDAEVPMDFLRQGRALALALQGELVGTRVAVSSPVPAPMERRAGRYRAQLLLEGPDRPGLQRFLGSWVGRLWTLPRTRGLRWSLDVDPQDMM
- a CDS encoding transporter substrate-binding domain-containing protein codes for the protein MTAAAAAGGLAEVKERGVLRHLGIPYANFVTGAGDGMDVELMRAFAAHLGVRYEFVQSDWGDIISDLIGRNVKSKGDDFEVLGAAPIRGDVIANGMTVIPWRTKVVSFADPTFPTQVWLVSRADLPVSPITPSAVLDKDIAATKALMPRRTLLGKADTCLDPELYDIKATGAKVAMFKGTLNEMAPALINGESELTLLDVPDALVALQKWPGEIKVIGPVSERQDMAPAFRPADKDLRDAFNLFLKELKASGEFRRIALAYYPFVIDYFPDYLPEAR
- a CDS encoding hemerythrin domain-containing protein; translated protein: MHTLDGYRSTHSDLRQMLDDLRSLLTTEQLRIRPNAKTAYELLCDLGERVRRHLAEEDRSLYPSLLIHEDPKVKSIAWGFISGEKPLRQTFDDYHTHWLKNCDFNFSDDFLSETRAVFDLVAQRIDREEQVLLPKLLEIGMFQDARAPLGARHGADRW
- a CDS encoding ATP-binding protein, with translation MHEPKPRGALRAIAPRYGLPTILISVVLTLYVGFLLVANYWSATSLRQTMEQQRRLESGRRVAALQYFFSERRDDLANLALSREVAGFFENRALGMSMRYGLKQSLVPIGARFAQLIDRKRIGTKPIYQRLVLLDETGEVLVDEPSQGEATLLDRPWKEFLNPAHRGGEILVLDGGRTLAVSLAHEFKGVYAGQLLALLDAGLVTREVLNVDRGADDTYVATIAGGHLHGIGGQLAPGLASLTPPAGVKDGQLFEFRDGPAGDGEHMVALARLLSGTEFVVIDVMSTAQLRGRLEPWHLFLGMASLAVVVLLGVFLILRLNLRAVALQAHLRESALREKAVQEKNLELEQEIGERRRVESELRDAKEAAEAANRAKSEFLANMSHEIRNPMIGVVGMANLLAETRLDQEQREYVTVVLHSADALLSVIDDILDYSKVEAGKLTLDETDFSLRTLIEELADMFAYKADGRGLGFACICERGVPDWLHADPGRLRQVLINLIGNAIKFTEQGEVEVRVAVQTGPHGGARLHFAVRDSGIGIAADRLGLLFRSFYQVDTSFTRRYGGTGLGLAISRRLVELMGGEIGVDSREGEGSCFWFELPAVPVAAGEVPLPPWSRVPRALLMDTLAIGRAALTETLAHLGVSVLATADTEGAMDELLLAEDRDDPYDLALIVLRQPGGEGDRLFDLVPHQPWRVPLRVLALVPQGRRRDLTLAESSPVRVLTLPVHRAALLEALDERPRPALMPTPAAPVVDAAPRPVAAAVELPPAAAPDASAPRRCILLVEDNKISQKVATAMLDKLGYQVEAVDNGVLALGAVEQRHYHLVLMDIQMPEMDGLEATRRIRAAEAAGHLRYESPLGHLPIVAMTAHALASDRQLCLESGMDDVITKPVKRQVLIETLTRVLNGEAAGAADDGRT